Proteins from a single region of Seriola aureovittata isolate HTS-2021-v1 ecotype China chromosome 9, ASM2101889v1, whole genome shotgun sequence:
- the ttc34 gene encoding uncharacterized protein ttc34 isoform X1, with protein MTGCEERKTDARASCLIMSALVQPGVKVSELCEDGDKLLEAGELGRATSLYMSAFRTHATSTVSHMRKLEKSSLIGVISTLESWLDSYGENKPAESFNKGLAAVFLSTLCPNNLTATVFKMESLLQSGGHGCEEIFARCTALLEGKRNPPPEGFSRMVLEITRALSCLFAEPHTIKGLKLYLKAYQKNKSEIVTLVKTRQAQHLSKIVKALTVQMMHMHPSLMFDSEWAVTTKENDKLSVEATALMMEFLLAISPGNRKVQELQAVHMFLTGRFGDSAEVYSALLHHGHCQKMSESSTDKSFQDSPERRAWLLTGRAAACFSAGGRTAEACGDLGEAFEIHPATARIYFQKLFTDHGAGVAARNHLRQQAERGLHGYRERVLLRPDLRSTEGVELLDPVITQLRTLCLLEPDGGGRELRVRLADCLLLRGEHKEALSICSQLAATQSQQSYQNTVQVLCGYARLLSDDHKGALEDFQAVIEHNAPHPSSCVRALCGRGLLRMMGGLNYLTALDYVTASRLHPQEAALTVRCLVPWNCRGLLFTVLLEQGRVMLEGTGEHKSKSRSTEDSQHLQQEDQLNVMSKRDNHRSGTPAGVHSLALLLMELQPGADGPQILAADALYQLGRVEEAYRLLLSVGPTGPRAPVLARLALLQLHRGFLYDTNQLLKKLIQRGDTSCLRPLLAVAQQKDRALLQGHCHSAAKCILEGTRVESAVREAVAYLSIAIMASGGEAADSLLERARCYALLNQRKTAIFDFSAILKEHPKHVQALCGRGFTYLLLNQQQECTHDILAALQINTDMVTKDILSLKDKARKLVGDWLHQFCRTNLSDILVTNAVPCHEEQLREAFIIGGALMRTDCRDPRWHLLYVDILLAKGEVEAASVHLCQVFGQDPRDAVAQARVGVVEAWQQNYRSAARRLSKLTEKDPLSLDFLLALIPFSQRKRMAQAAAQEASSVSSAGQWDQALTLLTVAVQAVGSHRLQYLRQRAACLAQLGLHKQAVADLDRVIQKHGGSDSSCSDDPQVWAEDLCRRGRSLVLCSREGAALEDFTQALELHKDQAILCVEAGLGRLHLAECFLRGALQHYGEQQLSKAWTLIECGLTVDSENAELRRLRARVKREVASPCNVN; from the exons ATGACTGGCT gtgaagagagaaaaacagacgcTAGAGCCAGCTGCCTGATCATGAGTGCCCTGGTTCAACCTGGAGTCAAAGTTTCAGAGCTGTGTGAGGATGGAGACAAGCTTCTTGAGGCCGGAGAGCTGGGGAGGGCTACCTCCCTCTACATGTCTGCCTTCAGGACTCACGCCACCTCCACCGTGTCCCACATGCGGAAATTGGAAAAGTCCAGCCTGATTGGGGTGATCTCTACCCTAGAAAGTTGGCTTGACAGTTATGGGGAGAACAAGCCTGCTGAAAGTTTTAATAAAGGTCTGGCcgctgtgtttctgtccacacTCTGCCCCAACAATCTGACAGCAACCGTTTTCAAAATGGAGTCTCTTCTTCAGAGTGGCGGGCATGGCTGCGAGGAGATTTTTGCTCGCTGCACTGCTCTGCTTGAAGGGAAGAGAAACCCGCCTCCAGAAGGTTTCTCTCGCATGGTGTTGGAGATAACTCGTGCTCTGTCCTGCTTGTTCGCAGAGCCCCACACTATTAAAGGCCTGAAGCTTTACCTTAAAGCTTaccagaaaaacaaatctgaaattgTCACGCTGGTGAAGACCAGACAGGCTCAGCACCTATCAAAAATAGTGAAGGCCTTAACTGTCCAAATGATGCACATGCATCCTTCTCTGATGTTTGACAGTGAGTGGGCAGTGACAACAAAGGAGAATGATAAGCTTAGTGTAGAGGCTACTGCTTTAATGATGGAGTTTTTGTTGGCTATCTCACCCGGTAATAGAAAAGTACAGGAACTTCAAGCAGTGCATATGTTTTTGACAGGCAGGTTTGGGGACAGTGCAGAAGTGTACTCTGCTCTCTTACATCATGGTcattgtcagaaaatgtcagagaGCAGTACTGACAAGTCATTCCAAGACAGTCCTGAGAGGAGAGCTTGGCTCTTAACCGGTCGAGCAGCTGCCTGCTTCTCAGCAGGTGGACGGACTGCAGAGGCATGTGGGGATCTGGGAGAGGCATTTGAGATCCACCCTGCCACTGCCAGAATTTATTTCCAAAAGCTCTTCACAGATCATGGTGCAGGGGTGGCTGCTCGCAACCATCTCCGTCAGCAGGCAGAGAGGGGCCTGCATGGTTACAGAGAGAGGGTTCTCCTCCGTCCAGACCTGCGTTCCACAGAAGGAGTTGAACTGTTGGACCCTGTGATCACTCAGTTACGGACTCTGTGCCTTTTAGAGCCTGACGGGGGAGGCAGAGAGCTGCGGGTACGACTGGCTGACTGTCTTCTCCTTAGAGGGGAACACAAAGAGGCCCTCTCTATCTGTAGCCAGCTAGCTGCCACCCAAAGTCAGCAGAGCTATCAAAACACAGTGCAGGTTCTTTGTGGATATGCAAGACTTCTCTCTGACGACCACAAGGGGGCGTTAGAAGACTTCCAGGCTGTGATTGAACACAATGCCCCTCATCCCTCCAGCTGTGTGCGGGCGCTGTGTGGCAGGGGGCTCCTGCGCATGATGGGTGGCTTAAACTACCTCACAGCTCTAGACTATGTGACAGCCAGCAGGCTGCATCCTCAGGAAGCAGCACTGACTGTTCGCTGCTTGGTGCCATGGAACTGCCGGGGGCTGCTCTTTACTGTTTTATTGGAGCAGGGACGAGTCATGCTGGAGGGGACTGGAGAGCACAAATCCAAGTCCAGATCCACTGAAGACTCCCAGCATCTCCAGCAGGAGGATCAGCTGAATGTCATGTCAAAGAGAGACAACCACAGATCAGG GACTCCTGCTGGTGTCCACTCCctggctctgctgctgatggagcTCCAGCCAGGTGCTGATGGGCCTCAGATCCTGGCAGCTGATGCTTTGTACCAGCTTGGCCGAGTCGAGGAGGCCTACcggctgctgctctctgtcggGCCCACCGGTCCTCGGGCCCCCGTTCTGGCTCGCCTTgccctgctgcagctgcacagaggCTTTCTTTATGATACCAATCAG CTTCTGAAAAAGCTCATTCAGCGTGGGGATACCAGCTGCTTGCGTCCTCTGTTAGCGGTGGCACAACAGAAGGATCGTGCACTTTTGCAGGGACACTGCCACTCTGCTGCAAAATGCATCCTGGAAGGCACGAGAGTGGAGAGTGCTGTCAGGGAGGCTGTGGCTTATCTTTCCATCGCTATCATGGCATCTG GTGGTGAGGCAGCAGACTCCTTGTTGGAAAGAGCGAGGTGTTATGCCCTGCTAAACCAACGAAAGACTGCCATCTTTGATTTCAGTGCCATTCTGAAGGAGCACCCAAAACATGTTCAGGCCCTCTGTGGACGAGGCTTCACCTATCTCCTGCTGAATCAACAACAG GAATGCACTCATGATATCTTGGCAGCACTTCAGATAAACACTGACATGGTCACCAAAGACATCCTATCACTCAAAGACAAGGCACGGAAGCTGGTCGGTGATTGGCTGCATCAGTTCTGTCGAACCAATCTGTCAGACATCCTGGTCACTAATGCTGTGCCCTGCCACGAAGAACAGCTCAGAGAGGCTTTTATAATCGGTGGAGCTCTGATGAGGACTGACTGCAGAGACCCCCGATGGCATCTGCTCTATGTGGACATACTGTTAGCCAAAG GTGAAGTTGAGGCTGCAAGCGTTCATCTCTGCCAGGTGTTTGGTCAGGATCCAAGAGATGCAGTGGCCCAGGCCAGGGTGGGTGTGGTGGAGGCTTGGCAACAGAATTACCGCAGCGCAGCTCGCAGGCTCAGCAAACTGACTGAGAAAGATCCGTTAAGTCTGGACTTCTTGCTGGCCCTGATCCCATTCAGTCAGCGAAAACGCATGGCACAG GCAGCAGCACAGGAGGCCAGCAGTGTGTCATCAGCTGGCCAGTGGGATCAGGCTCTCACACTCCTGACTGTAGCAGTACAAGCAGTGGGCAGTCACAGACTCCAGTATCTTCGCCAGCGCGCTGCCTGCCTCGCTCAGCTGGGTTTACACAAGCAGGCTGTAGCTGACCTAGACCGAGTTATTCAGAAACACGGTGGATCCGACTCCAGCTGCTCAGATGACCCCCAAGTCTGGGCGGAGGACCTGTGTCGGCGAGGTCGCAGCCTGGTGCTCTGTTCCAGAGAAGGAGCAGCTCTGGAGGACTTCACTCAGGCCCTGGAGCTCCACAAGGACCAGGCAATCCTGTGCGTGGAGGCTGGCCTGGGGAGGCTGCATCTGGCTGAGTGCTTCCTGCGGGGGGCGCTGCAGCACTATGgggagcagcagctgagtaAAGCTTGGACATTAATTGAATGTGGTCTCACTGTGGACAGTGAGAACGCAGAGCTCCGCAGACTGAGGGCAAGAGTGAAACGGGAAGTGGCCAGCCCCTGCAATGTCAACTAG
- the ttc34 gene encoding tetratricopeptide repeat protein 34 isoform X2, with product MSALVQPGVKVSELCEDGDKLLEAGELGRATSLYMSAFRTHATSTVSHMRKLEKSSLIGVISTLESWLDSYGENKPAESFNKGLAAVFLSTLCPNNLTATVFKMESLLQSGGHGCEEIFARCTALLEGKRNPPPEGFSRMVLEITRALSCLFAEPHTIKGLKLYLKAYQKNKSEIVTLVKTRQAQHLSKIVKALTVQMMHMHPSLMFDSEWAVTTKENDKLSVEATALMMEFLLAISPGNRKVQELQAVHMFLTGRFGDSAEVYSALLHHGHCQKMSESSTDKSFQDSPERRAWLLTGRAAACFSAGGRTAEACGDLGEAFEIHPATARIYFQKLFTDHGAGVAARNHLRQQAERGLHGYRERVLLRPDLRSTEGVELLDPVITQLRTLCLLEPDGGGRELRVRLADCLLLRGEHKEALSICSQLAATQSQQSYQNTVQVLCGYARLLSDDHKGALEDFQAVIEHNAPHPSSCVRALCGRGLLRMMGGLNYLTALDYVTASRLHPQEAALTVRCLVPWNCRGLLFTVLLEQGRVMLEGTGEHKSKSRSTEDSQHLQQEDQLNVMSKRDNHRSGTPAGVHSLALLLMELQPGADGPQILAADALYQLGRVEEAYRLLLSVGPTGPRAPVLARLALLQLHRGFLYDTNQLLKKLIQRGDTSCLRPLLAVAQQKDRALLQGHCHSAAKCILEGTRVESAVREAVAYLSIAIMASGGEAADSLLERARCYALLNQRKTAIFDFSAILKEHPKHVQALCGRGFTYLLLNQQQECTHDILAALQINTDMVTKDILSLKDKARKLVGDWLHQFCRTNLSDILVTNAVPCHEEQLREAFIIGGALMRTDCRDPRWHLLYVDILLAKGEVEAASVHLCQVFGQDPRDAVAQARVGVVEAWQQNYRSAARRLSKLTEKDPLSLDFLLALIPFSQRKRMAQAAAQEASSVSSAGQWDQALTLLTVAVQAVGSHRLQYLRQRAACLAQLGLHKQAVADLDRVIQKHGGSDSSCSDDPQVWAEDLCRRGRSLVLCSREGAALEDFTQALELHKDQAILCVEAGLGRLHLAECFLRGALQHYGEQQLSKAWTLIECGLTVDSENAELRRLRARVKREVASPCNVN from the exons ATGAGTGCCCTGGTTCAACCTGGAGTCAAAGTTTCAGAGCTGTGTGAGGATGGAGACAAGCTTCTTGAGGCCGGAGAGCTGGGGAGGGCTACCTCCCTCTACATGTCTGCCTTCAGGACTCACGCCACCTCCACCGTGTCCCACATGCGGAAATTGGAAAAGTCCAGCCTGATTGGGGTGATCTCTACCCTAGAAAGTTGGCTTGACAGTTATGGGGAGAACAAGCCTGCTGAAAGTTTTAATAAAGGTCTGGCcgctgtgtttctgtccacacTCTGCCCCAACAATCTGACAGCAACCGTTTTCAAAATGGAGTCTCTTCTTCAGAGTGGCGGGCATGGCTGCGAGGAGATTTTTGCTCGCTGCACTGCTCTGCTTGAAGGGAAGAGAAACCCGCCTCCAGAAGGTTTCTCTCGCATGGTGTTGGAGATAACTCGTGCTCTGTCCTGCTTGTTCGCAGAGCCCCACACTATTAAAGGCCTGAAGCTTTACCTTAAAGCTTaccagaaaaacaaatctgaaattgTCACGCTGGTGAAGACCAGACAGGCTCAGCACCTATCAAAAATAGTGAAGGCCTTAACTGTCCAAATGATGCACATGCATCCTTCTCTGATGTTTGACAGTGAGTGGGCAGTGACAACAAAGGAGAATGATAAGCTTAGTGTAGAGGCTACTGCTTTAATGATGGAGTTTTTGTTGGCTATCTCACCCGGTAATAGAAAAGTACAGGAACTTCAAGCAGTGCATATGTTTTTGACAGGCAGGTTTGGGGACAGTGCAGAAGTGTACTCTGCTCTCTTACATCATGGTcattgtcagaaaatgtcagagaGCAGTACTGACAAGTCATTCCAAGACAGTCCTGAGAGGAGAGCTTGGCTCTTAACCGGTCGAGCAGCTGCCTGCTTCTCAGCAGGTGGACGGACTGCAGAGGCATGTGGGGATCTGGGAGAGGCATTTGAGATCCACCCTGCCACTGCCAGAATTTATTTCCAAAAGCTCTTCACAGATCATGGTGCAGGGGTGGCTGCTCGCAACCATCTCCGTCAGCAGGCAGAGAGGGGCCTGCATGGTTACAGAGAGAGGGTTCTCCTCCGTCCAGACCTGCGTTCCACAGAAGGAGTTGAACTGTTGGACCCTGTGATCACTCAGTTACGGACTCTGTGCCTTTTAGAGCCTGACGGGGGAGGCAGAGAGCTGCGGGTACGACTGGCTGACTGTCTTCTCCTTAGAGGGGAACACAAAGAGGCCCTCTCTATCTGTAGCCAGCTAGCTGCCACCCAAAGTCAGCAGAGCTATCAAAACACAGTGCAGGTTCTTTGTGGATATGCAAGACTTCTCTCTGACGACCACAAGGGGGCGTTAGAAGACTTCCAGGCTGTGATTGAACACAATGCCCCTCATCCCTCCAGCTGTGTGCGGGCGCTGTGTGGCAGGGGGCTCCTGCGCATGATGGGTGGCTTAAACTACCTCACAGCTCTAGACTATGTGACAGCCAGCAGGCTGCATCCTCAGGAAGCAGCACTGACTGTTCGCTGCTTGGTGCCATGGAACTGCCGGGGGCTGCTCTTTACTGTTTTATTGGAGCAGGGACGAGTCATGCTGGAGGGGACTGGAGAGCACAAATCCAAGTCCAGATCCACTGAAGACTCCCAGCATCTCCAGCAGGAGGATCAGCTGAATGTCATGTCAAAGAGAGACAACCACAGATCAGG GACTCCTGCTGGTGTCCACTCCctggctctgctgctgatggagcTCCAGCCAGGTGCTGATGGGCCTCAGATCCTGGCAGCTGATGCTTTGTACCAGCTTGGCCGAGTCGAGGAGGCCTACcggctgctgctctctgtcggGCCCACCGGTCCTCGGGCCCCCGTTCTGGCTCGCCTTgccctgctgcagctgcacagaggCTTTCTTTATGATACCAATCAG CTTCTGAAAAAGCTCATTCAGCGTGGGGATACCAGCTGCTTGCGTCCTCTGTTAGCGGTGGCACAACAGAAGGATCGTGCACTTTTGCAGGGACACTGCCACTCTGCTGCAAAATGCATCCTGGAAGGCACGAGAGTGGAGAGTGCTGTCAGGGAGGCTGTGGCTTATCTTTCCATCGCTATCATGGCATCTG GTGGTGAGGCAGCAGACTCCTTGTTGGAAAGAGCGAGGTGTTATGCCCTGCTAAACCAACGAAAGACTGCCATCTTTGATTTCAGTGCCATTCTGAAGGAGCACCCAAAACATGTTCAGGCCCTCTGTGGACGAGGCTTCACCTATCTCCTGCTGAATCAACAACAG GAATGCACTCATGATATCTTGGCAGCACTTCAGATAAACACTGACATGGTCACCAAAGACATCCTATCACTCAAAGACAAGGCACGGAAGCTGGTCGGTGATTGGCTGCATCAGTTCTGTCGAACCAATCTGTCAGACATCCTGGTCACTAATGCTGTGCCCTGCCACGAAGAACAGCTCAGAGAGGCTTTTATAATCGGTGGAGCTCTGATGAGGACTGACTGCAGAGACCCCCGATGGCATCTGCTCTATGTGGACATACTGTTAGCCAAAG GTGAAGTTGAGGCTGCAAGCGTTCATCTCTGCCAGGTGTTTGGTCAGGATCCAAGAGATGCAGTGGCCCAGGCCAGGGTGGGTGTGGTGGAGGCTTGGCAACAGAATTACCGCAGCGCAGCTCGCAGGCTCAGCAAACTGACTGAGAAAGATCCGTTAAGTCTGGACTTCTTGCTGGCCCTGATCCCATTCAGTCAGCGAAAACGCATGGCACAG GCAGCAGCACAGGAGGCCAGCAGTGTGTCATCAGCTGGCCAGTGGGATCAGGCTCTCACACTCCTGACTGTAGCAGTACAAGCAGTGGGCAGTCACAGACTCCAGTATCTTCGCCAGCGCGCTGCCTGCCTCGCTCAGCTGGGTTTACACAAGCAGGCTGTAGCTGACCTAGACCGAGTTATTCAGAAACACGGTGGATCCGACTCCAGCTGCTCAGATGACCCCCAAGTCTGGGCGGAGGACCTGTGTCGGCGAGGTCGCAGCCTGGTGCTCTGTTCCAGAGAAGGAGCAGCTCTGGAGGACTTCACTCAGGCCCTGGAGCTCCACAAGGACCAGGCAATCCTGTGCGTGGAGGCTGGCCTGGGGAGGCTGCATCTGGCTGAGTGCTTCCTGCGGGGGGCGCTGCAGCACTATGgggagcagcagctgagtaAAGCTTGGACATTAATTGAATGTGGTCTCACTGTGGACAGTGAGAACGCAGAGCTCCGCAGACTGAGGGCAAGAGTGAAACGGGAAGTGGCCAGCCCCTGCAATGTCAACTAG